In Nitrosococcus halophilus Nc 4, the genomic stretch GTTCCCGGGAACGGGGAACCTGGCCCTTTTCCCGGGCCTCCTGCTGACGTTTCGGAGTCGGTTGTTCCGTCCGCTCTTGGGCGCTAGACTCCGCCACTAACCCTCTTCTCCCAGCAGGGTCCGAATAAGGTCCAGGGCAGTATCAACAAGGTTGACCAGATGACTCGAGGTACTGGGTAAAGTGAATAAAAGTATCCCAAAACCCAGGATGAGGGTGAGAGGAAAACCGATGGAAAAAGGATTCAATTGAGGGGCGGCACGAGTCATCACGCCGAAGGTCAAGTTAACCAACAGCAATGCCCCAATGGCCGGCAAAGCAATTAGCATACTGCCAGCAAACATCCAACTGCCTCCCCCAACCAGTTGCCAGAAATTATCCGAGTTCAAACCACTCATCCCAAGGGGCAACCTATAAAAACTCTCCGCCAACACCTGGATCACCACCAAATGACCGTCTAAAGCCAAAAACACGAGGGTGATTAAGATTTGATAAAGTTGTGAAATCATCGAAACTGAAACCCCGTGCTGGGGATCTATCATGGAAGCAAATCCCAGCCCCATCTGCATCGCCACGGTCTGACCGCCGATAACAAAGGCCTGGAACACCATCTGCAAGACAAAGGCCATGGCTATCCCAATCAGGAACTGTTGGATAATCAGCAACCCTCCTTGCAAACTCAAGGGGGAGACGGGAGTGGTGGGGATCACAGGGGCAATCACTACCGTTAAGGCCAACGCGAGGACTAACCGCACGCGCACCGGAACCACAGCGCTCCCAAAGAGCGGAACCGCCATCAATAATGCGCCGATGCGGCAAAAAGGCCACAGATAAGCACCAATCAAAGCGCTAATTTCGTCGCTGGTAAAATGCATCACCTCACCCGATAAGGGCAGGAATATCCCTAAACAACTGCCGGGTGTAATCCAGCACCAACCGCAGCATCCAAGGGCCGGCGAGGGCCATCGTCAACAAGATGGCCAAAAGTTTGGGAATAAAGCTCAAAGTCATCTCATTGATCTGAGTCGCCGCTTGAAACATGCTCACTAATAGTCCCACTGCTAAAGACGGTAACAACAGGACCAGCAACAACAGGGTGATAACTTCAAGACCGCGATGGAGAAGGGAAAGTACGGTATCGGGAGTCATGGCGCGATATAAAAACTTGAGGCTAAGGTGCCCATGAGCAGGGACCAGCCATCAATCAATACGAATAGCAGGAGCTTAAAGGGTAACGACACCAACATAGGAGAGAGCATCATCATTCCCATGGCCATGAGCACACTGGCCACCACTAGATCAATAATGAGAAAAGGAATAAACAGCAAGAAGCCAATCTGAAAAGCGGTCTTGAGTTCACTGGTAATAAAGGCGGGCACCAATAAGGAAAAGGGAACTTGAGCCGGGGATTCAAAGGCTTTCTGCCCAGCGATCTCTGCAAATAGCTGCAGGTCGGTCTCCCGAGTCTGGGCCATCATGAAATGGCGAAACGGCTCTCTTGTCCGCACCAAAGCCTCCGTCACCGAAATTTCTTCTTGCAGGTAGGGCCTTACCCCCTCCTGATAGGCCTTATCAAGCACCGGACCCATGATAAAGAAAGTCAAAAATAGGGTAAGTCCAATCAGAATTTGGCTAGAGGGAGTCTGGGCTAAGCCCAAGGCTTGACGCAGAATCGAGAGCACCACAATAATGCGGGTAAAGGAAGTCATCATCATGACCGCCGCCGGCAGCAGGGTGAGGGCTGTCATCAGCCCTAAAATCTGCAAAGTGACGGTATAGGTCTGCTCGCCACTCCCCTCTGTGGTCACCGCCAGCGCCGGCACACCAGGTGCTGCCAAGCCCATTGCCGTAGGCAACAACAGCAGCGCAACCAACAACGCTAACCTGCCCCCCGGTGGCTTCCCCCCACTGGCCTGCCCTCTCTTCCCCTGCCGGAGTGTTCCTTCCCCCCTCATGAGTATTCCCCTGGTTTCAATGCTCGCTCCAAATGCCGAGCAAAGGGACTTCTCGAAGAGTGGGGCGACACCGGGATGGGAGTCTTTAGCACATGCAAGGTGCGTATCTGCCCTGGACAAACTCCAAGCAACAACTGTTGCTCGCCGACCTGCACTAGTACGAGCCGCTCTCGGGTCCCCAGGGAGATCCCTTCCAGAATTTGGAGGTTGCGATGCGCGCCACGCTGCAAACCAGGGAGCCGGCGGAGAAACCAAGCCACTAGGGCAATGACTCCCAACACCAACCCCAATGCAAAAACCATCTGCAACACCTCACCGGCAGCAACTGTCTGGGCAGGAAAACCCTGGACTCGCTCCTCGCTTCCCTGGGCTTGTTCTTCTGAAATTGCAGCCGGCTGGGCGTTTATGCTTGCAGCCCAAGCTCTTTGACCGACAGAAACAAAAAGCAATAAGACCAGAACAATAACGGTATAAGGGGCTTTACTCATTTTAGCTTCCTTACCCGCTCGGTGGTGCTGATCACATCGGTAAGACGAATACCAAATTTCTCATTGACCACCACGACTTCGCCATGGGCAATAAGACAACCATTGACTAACACATCTAAGGGTTCCCCGGCGAGCCGTTCCAACTCCACCACAGAACCTCGGTTTAATTTCAGTAAATCCCGAATGCTGATCCTGGTGCGCCCTATCTCCATGGCCATGGTCACCGGGATATCCAGGATAAGATCCAAGTTAATATCCTTGGCAGCTGCGGTGGGATCAGTCGCCAACTCTTCTAATGTTGGCGGGGCGTAGGGTTCGGCAGAGGACTCCGCCTGAGCCTTGGAGGCCGCTGTTTGCCCTTGCCTAGAACCCGAGTCACCCGCTTGCTCTCCCGCCAGCGACGCCACCCATTCATCAGCGGCGGTGGGATCTTGGTTTTTAGGATGATCGGCCATAGGCGACCTTCTGGCTTAAAGTAGGCTTCTCCGCAAACAACCCCTGATGGGGCAGAGGTTCGACTACTTTTAAGGCGTAATTATCGTTATGAACCCCATAACGGGCACGGAACACCGGCACCCCATCTGCCTGGGCAGTGAGGATAGAGGGCAGTTCAATGGGCAAAATATCACCTGGCTCAAGCGCTAATATTTCTCGCAAGGAAAGTTGAGTCTCCGCGAGGGTGCAGGACAGTTCGACCTCCGCCTCCAAT encodes the following:
- the fliQ gene encoding flagellar biosynthesis protein FliQ, which gives rise to MTPDTVLSLLHRGLEVITLLLLVLLLPSLAVGLLVSMFQAATQINEMTLSFIPKLLAILLTMALAGPWMLRLVLDYTRQLFRDIPALIG
- the fliN gene encoding flagellar motor switch protein FliN codes for the protein MADHPKNQDPTAADEWVASLAGEQAGDSGSRQGQTAASKAQAESSAEPYAPPTLEELATDPTAAAKDINLDLILDIPVTMAMEIGRTRISIRDLLKLNRGSVVELERLAGEPLDVLVNGCLIAHGEVVVVNEKFGIRLTDVISTTERVRKLK
- the fliO gene encoding flagellar biosynthetic protein FliO, with protein sequence MSKAPYTVIVLVLLLFVSVGQRAWAASINAQPAAISEEQAQGSEERVQGFPAQTVAAGEVLQMVFALGLVLGVIALVAWFLRRLPGLQRGAHRNLQILEGISLGTRERLVLVQVGEQQLLLGVCPGQIRTLHVLKTPIPVSPHSSRSPFARHLERALKPGEYS
- the fliP gene encoding flagellar type III secretion system pore protein FliP (The bacterial flagellar biogenesis protein FliP forms a type III secretion system (T3SS)-type pore required for flagellar assembly.) → MRGEGTLRQGKRGQASGGKPPGGRLALLVALLLLPTAMGLAAPGVPALAVTTEGSGEQTYTVTLQILGLMTALTLLPAAVMMMTSFTRIIVVLSILRQALGLAQTPSSQILIGLTLFLTFFIMGPVLDKAYQEGVRPYLQEEISVTEALVRTREPFRHFMMAQTRETDLQLFAEIAGQKAFESPAQVPFSLLVPAFITSELKTAFQIGFLLFIPFLIIDLVVASVLMAMGMMMLSPMLVSLPFKLLLFVLIDGWSLLMGTLASSFYIAP
- the fliR gene encoding flagellar biosynthetic protein FliR; translated protein: MHFTSDEISALIGAYLWPFCRIGALLMAVPLFGSAVVPVRVRLVLALALTVVIAPVIPTTPVSPLSLQGGLLIIQQFLIGIAMAFVLQMVFQAFVIGGQTVAMQMGLGFASMIDPQHGVSVSMISQLYQILITLVFLALDGHLVVIQVLAESFYRLPLGMSGLNSDNFWQLVGGGSWMFAGSMLIALPAIGALLLVNLTFGVMTRAAPQLNPFSIGFPLTLILGFGILLFTLPSTSSHLVNLVDTALDLIRTLLGEEG